ACCCGGCGGCGTCGGACCTCGAGCTGCACGGGAACTTCGCGTTCATCGGCTCCTACACGGAGGGCATGGTCATCGCCGACGTGTCCGATCCGACCCGGCCGCGGCGCGTGGGGGTCTTCTCCTGCGGCGGCGGCTCCCAGTACGACGTGCAGCTCTCGACCGACGGGAACCTCGCGCTGCTCACCACCGACTCCAGCGGCGCGAGCTGCCTGCCCGACGGCAAGCAGGGGTCGATGGTCATCGACGTGACCGACCGCGCCCGGCCGGTGCTGAAGAGCTTCATCGAGACCGCGGTGGGGTCCCACACGCACACGCTCGACGGGCGCACGCTGTACATCAACAACTACCCGACGTCGTACTCGAAGCTCGAGATCTACGACCTGACCGACCCGGCGGTGCCGGCGAAGCTGTCGGAGCTGTCGTTCGGCGGCGAGGACTCGATCCACGACTCCTACGTCGACCACCGTCCGGACGGCCGCACGCTGCTCTACGCGGCGTCGATCGGCTTCACGGACGTGATCGACGTGACGGACCCGAGGAGCCCGAGGATCCTGCAGCGGCTGGCCGACCCGGCGGTCACGATCAGCCACCAGGCCGAGCCCAACCCGGCGCGCGACACGCTCGTGGTCACCGACGAGCTGCTCGGCGGCACCGACGTGCCGGTGTGCGGGCAGCTGCCGGTGCGCCTGGGCGAGGGCATCCTGCCGGTCGTCGGCGACCCGACCGACACGGGCGCGATCCACTTCTACAAGCTCGAGCGGGACGGCACGATGCTCGACGGCGGGAAGGGGAGCGGCAAGATCGGCACGTTCAACCTGCCCGCCGCGCTGAACCCGACGGGCGGCTGCACCGTCCACGTGCTGTGGCAGGCGCCGGACGTCAACCGGCTCGTCGCCGCCTGGTACGGCCGCGGCACGCACGTCGTCGACTACCAGGACCCGGCGGCGCCGCGCCTGCTCGGCTCGTTCATCCCGACCGGGGCGAACACGTGGGCGGCCAAGCCGCACCGCGTCGGCGGCCGCTCCTACGTCTTCACCGGGGACATCGCCCGCGGCATGGACGTCCTGGAGTTCACCGGCGACGGCTGGCCCGCGACGGCCGGCCCGGCCGAGGCGCAGCGCGCGCAGATCCAGGGCGCCGCGCCGGCGCCGGCCGCCACGCCGACGACGCCGTCGCGGCCGCCGACCCCGATCGCGCAGGC
The sequence above is a segment of the Paraconexibacter algicola genome. Coding sequences within it:
- a CDS encoding LVIVD repeat-containing protein, which translates into the protein MGRRALGLLLTIAAGAGAAPAAHAYQLGETGLRPSSLTRAQAAIPAAPPLTGMGQNMRIVGNLPLDTAGGNPAASDLELHGNFAFIGSYTEGMVIADVSDPTRPRRVGVFSCGGGSQYDVQLSTDGNLALLTTDSSGASCLPDGKQGSMVIDVTDRARPVLKSFIETAVGSHTHTLDGRTLYINNYPTSYSKLEIYDLTDPAVPAKLSELSFGGEDSIHDSYVDHRPDGRTLLYAASIGFTDVIDVTDPRSPRILQRLADPAVTISHQAEPNPARDTLVVTDELLGGTDVPVCGQLPVRLGEGILPVVGDPTDTGAIHFYKLERDGTMLDGGKGSGKIGTFNLPAALNPTGGCTVHVLWQAPDVNRLVAAWYGRGTHVVDYQDPAAPRLLGSFIPTGANTWAAKPHRVGGRSYVFTGDIARGMDVLEFTGDGWPATAGPAEAQRAQIQGAAPAPAATPTTPSRPPTPIAQAKGGYAFKARIRVPRALRTRTATLTLTFTDVRGKVLAKQRYRGTRGRVATLRARIAARAGRYRYVVRVGDTGRVLRRGTITVTRRKAVSAAERGGRAFVCTLPRGAGRA